One genomic region from Pyrobaculum islandicum DSM 4184 encodes:
- a CDS encoding UDP-N-acetylglucosamine--dolichyl-phosphate N-acetylglucosaminephosphotransferase: MLIETLSIAITFVIGVLFGNWWISYQRKIGLTSRDIYKGIDGVPRAGGLIAMVSAVSGYMIVLPQSRDVLPLLIIIILTGILGLLDDIKGVSEYVRVFVPFFLALMLARALENKLRLTMPFIGLFYGATGWLAVLAIPILTNAFNMLDPVNGFLPVANIVIGSTLAIISIIRGQIEAVSLYAVHVAASAALYFYNRYPAKTFNGNVGSYFLGANLSTLAVIYDMVPYLILAALPFVVNGALIIFSSGGIRRREKIQRPTMLVNGIVSQDCSSPIISLVRLIVADRPMTEYDIFKSLVLITSVTSALTLILVVVIKALQLPI, translated from the coding sequence ATGTTAATTGAAACTCTCTCCATAGCTATCACATTTGTCATAGGTGTTCTTTTTGGCAACTGGTGGATCTCTTACCAGAGGAAGATAGGGCTGACGTCGCGAGATATCTACAAAGGTATCGACGGCGTCCCTCGCGCCGGCGGCCTTATCGCTATGGTTTCCGCCGTCTCTGGCTACATGATAGTTTTACCCCAATCTAGAGATGTGTTGCCCCTACTCATTATCATAATACTCACAGGCATATTAGGCCTTTTAGACGATATAAAAGGAGTTAGTGAATATGTAAGAGTGTTTGTTCCCTTCTTTCTAGCATTGATGTTGGCACGGGCTTTAGAGAATAAACTAAGGTTAACTATGCCGTTTATAGGGCTTTTCTACGGCGCCACTGGGTGGCTAGCTGTATTAGCTATACCTATTTTGACAAATGCCTTTAATATGCTAGACCCTGTTAATGGCTTTCTTCCAGTTGCAAATATAGTAATTGGGAGTACTCTAGCCATTATTTCTATTATCAGAGGACAGATAGAGGCTGTCTCTTTATATGCAGTACATGTGGCAGCCTCTGCCGCATTGTATTTCTATAACCGCTATCCCGCCAAGACATTCAATGGTAATGTGGGTAGCTATTTTTTGGGGGCCAATTTGTCAACTCTAGCCGTGATATATGACATGGTTCCCTACCTAATTTTGGCAGCCCTCCCCTTTGTGGTAAATGGGGCGTTAATTATATTCTCTTCAGGAGGTATCAGAAGGCGTGAGAAGATACAAAGGCCGACCATGCTCGTTAACGGCATAGTTTCGCAAGACTGCTCTTCGCCCATAATATCGCTAGTGAGGTTAATAGTAGCCGATAGGCCTATGACGGAATATGATATATTCAAATCTCTCGTTTTAATAACTAGCGTAACTTCAGCGTTAACATTGATACTTGTCGTGGTTATTAAGGCGTTACAACTTCCCATATGA
- a CDS encoding Rab family GTPase produces the protein MRRYSVAVLGVGGVGKTTYVFRLLGLSLKPRATLRPGIYRLYLGDKEIDFIDVPGQVATEVARNFSRAWSFYVDLMIYMYDLTDQSSLYAIAELHSALLDRGIKPYRKVVLVGNKRDLAEELGLFVEGDEIAVAVGASKVYYMSALKDNIEILYRPIGENI, from the coding sequence GTGAGACGGTATTCAGTTGCTGTATTAGGCGTCGGCGGAGTTGGAAAAACTACCTACGTATTTAGACTACTAGGTCTTTCACTTAAACCCAGGGCGACTCTTAGGCCCGGCATATACCGCTTATATCTAGGCGACAAAGAGATAGATTTTATAGATGTACCAGGCCAAGTGGCTACTGAGGTGGCGAGAAACTTCTCTAGAGCTTGGTCGTTTTACGTCGATCTAATGATCTATATGTACGACTTAACTGATCAATCCTCGCTTTATGCTATTGCAGAACTTCACAGCGCACTGCTAGATAGAGGTATTAAGCCATATAGAAAAGTAGTATTAGTTGGCAATAAACGAGACTTAGCAGAAGAGCTAGGGCTTTTCGTAGAGGGAGATGAGATAGCAGTTGCAGTTGGTGCGTCTAAGGTATATTATATGTCTGCTCTAAAAGACAACATAGAGATTTTATACAGACCAATAGGAGAAAATATATGA
- a CDS encoding phosphoglycolate phosphatase: MKCKILVADLDGTLTLSRNTYELSVEALLALRKARDSGLRVVLATANGLDFALTIARYLGVRDVIAENGCLIHLDGVTYELCSGDMSIVDKVIISTGAVIPSPQNRCRKYDMAYIPLVKDTLEKVRAVVGTGYIVESSGYAIHVRPAGVDKGVAVSWLCRKLDVSCHQVATVGDSDVDVGMLSIAWGIAVGNATEAAKKAARVVVEEPSGLGFKEAVNLILSGDACTP; the protein is encoded by the coding sequence GTGAAATGTAAGATTTTAGTAGCAGATTTAGATGGCACGTTGACTCTGAGTAGAAACACCTACGAGCTTTCCGTAGAGGCGCTTTTGGCTTTACGTAAAGCCCGCGACAGTGGCTTAAGAGTTGTACTAGCCACGGCTAACGGTCTAGATTTTGCGCTTACTATAGCTAGGTATTTGGGTGTTCGTGACGTAATTGCCGAAAATGGCTGTCTTATTCACCTTGATGGAGTGACGTACGAGCTATGTTCCGGCGATATGTCTATAGTAGATAAGGTAATTATTTCAACAGGGGCTGTTATACCGAGTCCTCAGAATAGATGTAGAAAGTACGATATGGCATATATACCTCTTGTTAAAGACACGCTAGAGAAAGTAAGAGCTGTTGTTGGTACTGGCTACATTGTCGAGTCTAGTGGATATGCAATACATGTAAGACCTGCCGGAGTAGACAAGGGAGTTGCTGTCAGTTGGCTCTGTAGAAAACTCGATGTCTCGTGCCATCAAGTTGCTACGGTTGGAGATAGTGATGTAGATGTAGGGATGTTAAGTATTGCATGGGGTATTGCCGTTGGTAATGCCACAGAGGCTGCCAAAAAAGCTGCACGTGTGGTTGTCGAAGAGCCAAGCGGCCTTGGCTTTAAAGAAGCCGTCAACCTAATTCTCTCAGGAGACGCTTGTACCCCTTAG
- a CDS encoding MBL fold metallo-hydrolase gives MFSRAGVGWACDGFFGVDTPEDVNIDIVLVTHHHERHVSGARKAKIVIINPIEYGMAADAHRATRYAEVVLKRAGAPRDYKPFVSTAPFNGTVYKFTAGWVDLGDLSVRVIPCGSHTWGHTCYSIDNVIFVGDLDSWIVSVNTFIRVLASLRKLRDYIAYTGRGERKPLEEYIDILNTTFKRLVRRYVECLGEKTPYKIALCARGGGDPLRLSEEGIAFVKYLVENGLAKLINSLPYTVKPI, from the coding sequence GTGTTTTCAAGAGCTGGTGTTGGATGGGCGTGTGACGGATTTTTTGGTGTAGACACACCTGAAGATGTTAACATTGATATCGTATTAGTGACGCATCACCACGAGAGACATGTGTCAGGAGCGCGCAAAGCAAAAATAGTGATAATAAACCCGATAGAGTACGGGATGGCTGCAGATGCCCATAGAGCGACGAGGTACGCAGAAGTTGTACTAAAACGCGCTGGGGCGCCAAGAGATTACAAGCCATTCGTGTCTACAGCGCCTTTCAACGGCACGGTATATAAATTCACAGCAGGGTGGGTGGATCTCGGCGATTTGTCGGTTAGAGTGATACCCTGCGGTTCTCATACTTGGGGACACACGTGTTATAGTATAGACAATGTTATATTTGTAGGCGACCTTGACAGTTGGATCGTTAGCGTCAACACGTTTATAAGAGTTCTAGCCTCTCTAAGAAAACTAAGAGATTACATAGCTTATACAGGTCGCGGCGAAAGGAAACCTCTAGAGGAGTATATAGATATTCTCAATACTACATTCAAGAGATTAGTAAGGAGATATGTCGAATGTTTAGGTGAAAAAACCCCATATAAGATAGCTCTTTGCGCTAGAGGTGGGGGCGACCCCCTTAGATTATCAGAGGAAGGCATCGCCTTTGTTAAGTACCTCGTAGAGAATGGCCTGGCCAAATTGATTAACTCTTTACCCTATACTGTCAAACCGATATAG
- a CDS encoding GIY-YIG nuclease family protein: protein MAQGYLVFFKCPSQTINTNTARFVIETGVYTYAGSCGVSCKKRILRHLEQPARKRWHVDYLQCETLYAVVVPFSERELAKKLAEVCAYVPHFGSTDDPESPSHLFRCNLAEVVRYIGLTV, encoded by the coding sequence ATGGCACAAGGCTATCTAGTGTTTTTTAAATGTCCAAGTCAGACAATAAATACAAACACCGCTAGGTTTGTGATTGAGACTGGCGTATATACTTACGCCGGCTCTTGTGGCGTATCGTGTAAAAAGCGTATACTACGACATCTTGAACAGCCGGCCAGAAAGAGGTGGCACGTAGATTATCTACAATGTGAGACATTATATGCAGTTGTTGTGCCTTTTAGCGAAAGAGAGTTAGCGAAGAAGCTTGCGGAGGTTTGCGCTTATGTGCCACACTTCGGCTCTACAGACGATCCGGAGTCTCCCAGCCATTTATTTCGCTGTAACTTAGCCGAAGTTGTGCGCTATATCGGTTTGACAGTATAG
- the cobB gene encoding NAD-dependent protein deacetylase, protein MDVAVLKAAELVHKSAFCIAFTGAGISAESGVPTFRGAGGLWERYKPEELATPEAFERNPELVWRWYRWRQELVYNAKPNPGHLALAELENLGVIKAIITQNVDGLHQRAGSKNVVELHGSLWRARCVKCGLTYRLERPVEEILPRCPNCGGLLRPDVVWFGEPLPQDVWNKAVELAHKSDVVLVIGTSGVVYPAAYIPHIAKRNGALVIEINTEESAITPIADIFIKGRAGVVLPALVREIRRRLSTRHG, encoded by the coding sequence ATGGATGTAGCTGTTTTAAAAGCTGCAGAGTTGGTACATAAGTCGGCGTTTTGTATAGCATTTACGGGGGCTGGAATCTCTGCTGAAAGCGGCGTACCCACTTTTAGAGGTGCCGGAGGATTATGGGAGAGGTATAAACCAGAGGAATTGGCCACACCTGAGGCTTTTGAACGCAATCCAGAACTTGTCTGGAGATGGTATAGATGGAGACAGGAGTTAGTATATAATGCCAAGCCGAACCCCGGCCATTTGGCTTTAGCAGAGTTAGAGAATTTAGGAGTTATAAAAGCGATTATCACACAGAACGTAGACGGGCTCCACCAGAGAGCTGGTAGCAAGAACGTAGTGGAGCTACATGGCTCTCTCTGGAGAGCTAGATGTGTAAAATGCGGCCTAACGTATAGATTAGAGCGCCCAGTGGAGGAGATACTCCCCAGATGTCCCAATTGTGGGGGTCTATTGAGACCAGACGTTGTATGGTTCGGCGAGCCATTACCTCAAGATGTGTGGAACAAAGCCGTAGAACTAGCGCATAAATCCGATGTAGTTTTAGTAATCGGTACTTCCGGCGTTGTATATCCCGCGGCGTATATACCACACATCGCAAAAAGAAATGGAGCGTTAGTCATAGAAATTAACACAGAAGAATCCGCTATTACCCCAATCGCAGATATATTCATCAAGGGGAGAGCTGGTGTAGTACTTCCGGCGTTGGTTAGAGAAATAAGGAGGAGGCTCAGCACCCGCCATGGGTAA
- a CDS encoding S16 family serine protease produces the protein MRKAFVLALIATALTLALWQAYTVRIASVEINALAVGPSGGAVLPIRVTLLTPGDGRAYVAGVPEAGQGFGPSAQIALYVAARYSGKPYINYTALLRVLASDAQVGGPSASGYITVAMFALMNGLQLRNDTAMTGIILPDGLIGPVGGVSQKVAAAAERGIKTVLVPIGEKPSGIRGIRVIEVGTVEEAIYYLTGYRVETPRSSVVDDTMFREISKNLFDAVYRYYNQTVGRGYVDTSLIEELKAKGDYYTAASLIYQGIVNYYSDQAASSRRMARTLYDQALQLAKEAERELSKIPITINNIDLVVAAYTRIYEVYLQANSTSPQPGVMYARAVTLKPWIEEARKMAYGPAVNESGLAEAARMYLDYAKAMYAYLETTYGVTIGDYSTAVQLAEDLYGKRLYLASMANSIEIIAESAAALMASASDKYLSIAKDRALINMARAARCGYTNTLPLSYLQFGDYYSQQPTRTQNALTYYIMASVYSTAMGDVACTSKSEVVYQRPTFSASESKNITASTIYTASTREDVEGKSLWLPLVLALLAALALVYSSRR, from the coding sequence ATGAGAAAGGCATTTGTGCTAGCTTTAATCGCCACAGCGCTTACGCTGGCTTTATGGCAAGCTTACACCGTAAGGATCGCCTCAGTGGAGATCAATGCCTTAGCAGTAGGGCCCTCTGGGGGCGCCGTTTTGCCCATAAGGGTCACACTTCTGACGCCAGGCGACGGGAGGGCCTATGTGGCGGGAGTTCCCGAAGCAGGACAGGGATTTGGCCCGTCTGCTCAAATAGCCCTATATGTTGCAGCTCGATACTCTGGCAAGCCATATATAAATTATACAGCTCTATTGAGAGTGCTCGCAAGCGATGCACAAGTAGGCGGCCCCTCGGCCAGCGGCTATATTACTGTGGCTATGTTTGCCCTCATGAATGGTCTACAGCTTAGAAACGACACGGCTATGACTGGTATAATACTACCCGACGGGCTAATCGGCCCCGTGGGCGGCGTTTCACAAAAGGTCGCCGCAGCGGCGGAGAGAGGAATAAAGACCGTTCTCGTTCCAATTGGCGAAAAGCCAAGTGGCATACGTGGCATCAGAGTGATAGAGGTAGGAACTGTAGAAGAGGCCATATATTACCTAACTGGTTATAGAGTTGAAACACCACGGTCGTCGGTGGTAGATGACACAATGTTTAGAGAGATATCTAAAAACCTCTTTGATGCAGTATACCGATATTACAACCAGACAGTAGGTAGGGGGTATGTAGACACATCCCTAATAGAAGAGTTAAAGGCTAAAGGCGACTACTACACAGCAGCATCGTTAATATACCAAGGCATTGTGAATTACTACAGCGACCAAGCCGCCTCCTCTAGGAGGATGGCTCGAACACTTTATGATCAAGCTCTCCAGCTAGCTAAAGAGGCCGAGAGGGAGCTTTCTAAAATCCCCATAACTATTAACAACATAGATCTCGTAGTAGCGGCGTACACCAGAATATATGAGGTATATCTACAGGCTAACTCAACGTCGCCTCAACCAGGTGTTATGTATGCCCGCGCAGTCACGCTAAAGCCGTGGATTGAGGAAGCTCGTAAAATGGCCTACGGTCCTGCTGTAAATGAGAGTGGATTAGCAGAGGCGGCCAGGATGTATCTAGACTACGCCAAAGCTATGTATGCGTATTTAGAGACGACATATGGCGTCACTATTGGCGATTATTCAACCGCCGTACAGCTCGCCGAAGATCTTTACGGCAAGAGACTATATCTCGCGTCTATGGCTAACTCTATAGAGATCATTGCCGAATCTGCCGCCGCTCTCATGGCATCTGCGTCAGACAAGTATCTTTCTATAGCAAAAGACAGGGCGTTAATAAATATGGCGCGTGCTGCGCGGTGCGGCTATACAAACACACTGCCTCTCAGCTATCTCCAATTTGGCGATTATTACAGCCAGCAACCAACTAGAACGCAAAACGCCTTGACCTACTATATTATGGCATCTGTATATTCGACAGCCATGGGGGACGTCGCTTGTACCTCAAAGAGCGAAGTGGTATATCAACGCCCGACTTTCTCAGCGTCTGAAAGCAAAAATATAACTGCTTCAACTATATATACAGCAAGTACTAGAGAAGATGTAGAGGGGAAAAGTCTCTGGCTACCTCTCGTATTAGCACTATTGGCCGCTTTAGCTCTAGTCTACTCCTCTAGACGGTAA
- a CDS encoding recombinase family protein, with the protein MITAITYIRVSTEEQDPENQRDFLEKWASGRGLYILKHYIDVGVSGVVEPWKRPAFKQMATEVDKLEPRPKVLLVYEISRLVRSFQELFTLLDLVENKLGLVVVSASEREQALQNLDGVYRQFLRAVLAFVATMEREFIRQRTKIALERARARGKIWNVAEKRNDITQAVVEMYTSGASLRETARAFGLSLYEVRRILSKAGVYRPSAYTCPRCFSRLKVIERTAKIVDSRYTVTERLYCSNCGYEEIREI; encoded by the coding sequence TTGATTACCGCAATCACGTATATACGTGTATCTACCGAGGAGCAAGACCCAGAGAACCAACGCGACTTCTTAGAGAAATGGGCGAGTGGACGCGGCTTATACATACTTAAACACTATATAGATGTAGGGGTATCGGGGGTTGTTGAGCCTTGGAAAAGACCCGCATTTAAACAGATGGCGACAGAAGTGGATAAGTTAGAGCCGAGACCCAAGGTGCTTTTAGTATATGAAATTTCGAGATTAGTTCGCTCTTTTCAAGAACTCTTCACACTACTAGATCTCGTGGAAAACAAGCTGGGTCTTGTAGTTGTATCAGCGTCGGAAAGAGAGCAAGCGCTTCAGAATCTCGACGGAGTTTACCGTCAGTTTCTTCGCGCAGTTCTTGCATTTGTGGCCACTATGGAGAGAGAATTCATACGACAAAGAACTAAGATCGCACTCGAAAGGGCGAGAGCAAGAGGCAAGATCTGGAATGTGGCAGAGAAAAGAAATGACATAACACAAGCTGTAGTGGAAATGTACACTTCAGGCGCTTCATTAAGAGAAACCGCCAGAGCGTTTGGACTTTCCTTATATGAAGTCAGAAGAATACTATCTAAAGCCGGTGTTTATCGGCCTAGCGCCTACACATGCCCCCGGTGTTTCTCCCGCCTAAAGGTGATAGAGAGAACGGCGAAAATAGTGGATAGCAGATATACGGTTACAGAAAGACTATATTGTTCTAACTGTGGATACGAAGAGATAAGAGAAATCTAG
- a CDS encoding phosphoribosyltransferase — protein MPIIEIGGVKVRFISWPEGITLSEILAKKIEESGYKPEVIIAVSRGGLVPARIISDVLGIDDIISIGVKYWGLAQRRAERPIVYHNVEPGVVRGKSVLVVDEVADTGHTLMTVKNILDLVGASETKTAVLHLKTTSSYVPDYYVEKIEEWVWISYPWSRYEDLREFKKRGFDISRYVEKIC, from the coding sequence ATGCCTATTATCGAGATAGGGGGAGTAAAGGTGAGATTTATCTCATGGCCCGAGGGGATAACTTTAAGCGAAATTTTAGCAAAGAAAATAGAGGAGTCTGGATACAAGCCTGAGGTCATCATTGCAGTTTCTCGCGGCGGTCTTGTCCCAGCGCGTATAATAAGTGATGTTTTAGGGATTGACGATATAATATCAATAGGAGTAAAATATTGGGGGCTGGCTCAGAGACGTGCTGAGAGACCGATAGTCTACCATAACGTAGAGCCAGGCGTAGTTAGAGGTAAGTCTGTCTTAGTAGTTGACGAAGTAGCCGACACAGGGCATACTTTGATGACTGTCAAGAATATTCTTGATTTAGTAGGTGCTTCGGAGACAAAAACAGCGGTGTTACATCTAAAGACAACCAGTAGTTATGTGCCGGATTACTATGTGGAGAAGATTGAGGAATGGGTTTGGATTTCGTACCCCTGGAGTCGCTATGAGGATCTCCGGGAATTCAAAAAACGGGGATTTGATATATCTAGGTATGTAGAGAAGATCTGTTAA
- a CDS encoding CTP synthase produces the protein MPKLIIVTGGVLSGVGKGVVVASIGRILRAREISVNAIKIDPYINVDAGTMNPYAHGEVFVTYDGGETDLDLGHYERFLDVELSKKNNITSGQIYLSVIEKERRGEYLGQTVQLIPHVTDEIKRRIIEASGGYDVTLVEIGGTVGDYEQLPFLEAVRQLRLELGDDVIFIHVALVPFLKTTGEFKTKPLQHSVAELRRYGIQPDAVVVRSEKPIDANSVKKIALFAHVPPHAIFNSYDVDTIYRVPLILEQQGMGDFLVKRLRLASKEPDHKKWEEFISKLTSPRYKVSVGMCGKYVELPDAYLSIIEALKHAGATLDTKPELVWINSVEVEKNPDMLYKLNIDAMVVLPGFGKRGTEGMIECVKYARVEKIPFLGICFGMQLAVVEFARNVLGLREANSTELDPETPHPVVHLAPEQREVNVMGGSMILGDREVEIMPNTLAASIYNTSVTTERHRHRYEVNLSYLPKLIEAGLVVSGWRKDVRRVEIIELPRHPYFIATQFHPEFKSRPTRPRPVFLGLLKAALENR, from the coding sequence GTGCCGAAACTTATTATTGTCACGGGCGGCGTGCTTTCTGGAGTAGGCAAGGGAGTTGTAGTGGCAAGTATAGGAAGAATACTGAGGGCGCGTGAAATATCGGTAAACGCTATAAAGATAGACCCCTATATCAATGTAGATGCTGGCACAATGAATCCCTATGCTCATGGCGAGGTATTTGTGACGTACGATGGCGGTGAGACAGACCTTGACCTCGGCCACTACGAGAGGTTTCTCGACGTAGAGCTGTCAAAGAAGAACAATATAACTTCGGGCCAAATATATCTCTCTGTAATTGAAAAAGAAAGAAGGGGCGAATATCTGGGGCAAACAGTACAGTTAATACCCCATGTAACAGACGAGATTAAGAGAAGAATTATAGAGGCTAGTGGAGGTTATGATGTAACTCTAGTGGAGATAGGGGGTACTGTAGGAGATTATGAACAATTGCCGTTTCTAGAGGCAGTGAGACAGTTGAGGTTAGAACTTGGCGATGACGTGATATTTATACACGTGGCACTAGTGCCATTCCTAAAGACGACAGGGGAGTTCAAAACTAAGCCTCTACAACATAGTGTAGCAGAACTTAGGAGGTATGGCATACAGCCAGACGCTGTGGTTGTCAGATCAGAGAAACCCATCGACGCCAACTCTGTGAAGAAAATCGCGCTATTTGCTCATGTACCTCCACATGCGATATTTAATTCCTACGACGTAGACACGATTTATAGAGTGCCTCTTATTCTTGAACAACAGGGCATGGGAGACTTTTTAGTCAAGAGGTTACGTTTGGCATCAAAAGAGCCGGATCATAAAAAGTGGGAAGAGTTTATATCAAAACTTACATCGCCTCGGTATAAGGTGTCTGTTGGCATGTGTGGAAAATATGTCGAACTTCCAGACGCCTATCTCAGTATTATTGAGGCACTTAAACACGCTGGCGCTACATTAGATACAAAACCAGAGCTCGTATGGATAAACTCTGTAGAAGTAGAGAAGAACCCCGACATGTTATACAAACTTAACATAGACGCCATGGTTGTCCTACCTGGCTTCGGCAAAAGAGGCACCGAGGGCATGATCGAATGTGTAAAATATGCCAGAGTTGAAAAAATACCATTTTTAGGCATTTGTTTCGGCATGCAGTTGGCAGTAGTGGAGTTCGCCCGTAATGTCCTAGGCCTCAGAGAGGCCAACTCTACAGAGCTTGATCCAGAGACCCCACATCCGGTGGTACACCTCGCGCCTGAGCAACGGGAGGTAAATGTAATGGGCGGTAGCATGATTCTTGGCGATAGAGAGGTGGAAATTATGCCGAATACGCTGGCGGCGTCTATATACAATACTTCAGTAACTACCGAGAGACATAGACATAGATATGAAGTCAACCTCTCCTATCTGCCTAAACTTATCGAAGCAGGATTGGTTGTGTCTGGATGGAGAAAAGATGTGAGGAGAGTAGAAATTATAGAGCTACCAAGACATCCTTACTTTATTGCAACACAGTTCCACCCAGAGTTTAAGTCTAGACCCACAAGACCGCGGCCAGTGTTTCTAGGCCTGTTAAAAGCAGCACTTGAAAATAGATAA
- a CDS encoding zinc ribbon domain-containing protein: protein MPYVEERLYSTVCPRCGAKMAEERGRVMHCPTCGFGAHRDSAPMTWRRRGTGG, encoded by the coding sequence ATTCCATATGTAGAGGAGCGACTCTACAGCACGGTCTGCCCCCGTTGTGGAGCTAAGATGGCGGAGGAGAGGGGCCGCGTAATGCATTGCCCCACCTGCGGCTTCGGGGCACATAGAGACAGCGCCCCCATGACATGGCGGAGAAGAGGTACTGGGGGCTAG
- a CDS encoding metallophosphoesterase → MRGVVLPLRHEKILLLADTHVGYEVELRRERGINIISQTNRLVEKILELADFHNVSSVAILGDVKHELPIPRESIDEVKTFLRAIAKKVPLLLIPGNHDSLLQEIAADIEGVEITSARGVLLNKFLLLHGHVKPVAQDLEKAEVIVMGHTHPAVVIRDEIGYTVKEPAILKIYTSRTKLCKSLYGEPCKRRGKISIVILPAAHPLITGVDVKEIPQLISSGRTILKHIEWNAENIEVYLTDMTFLGTLADLQNVA, encoded by the coding sequence GTGCGCGGTGTAGTTTTGCCACTTCGACATGAAAAAATCTTGCTATTAGCAGATACCCACGTTGGTTACGAAGTTGAACTTAGAAGAGAAAGAGGGATAAACATAATCAGTCAAACTAACAGACTGGTAGAAAAGATCCTAGAACTCGCGGATTTTCATAATGTCTCTTCTGTTGCAATTCTTGGCGATGTAAAACACGAACTTCCCATCCCGCGGGAAAGCATAGACGAAGTTAAGACATTTCTCAGAGCTATAGCAAAGAAAGTCCCCTTGCTTTTGATACCTGGAAACCATGACTCATTACTACAGGAAATAGCAGCTGACATAGAAGGTGTCGAAATTACTTCAGCACGCGGAGTGTTGCTCAATAAGTTTCTACTTCTCCACGGCCATGTAAAACCGGTGGCACAAGACTTAGAAAAAGCAGAAGTAATCGTGATGGGACATACACATCCTGCTGTCGTAATTAGAGATGAGATCGGATACACAGTTAAAGAACCTGCAATACTTAAAATATACACATCTCGCACAAAACTTTGTAAATCTCTATACGGCGAGCCTTGTAAAAGAAGGGGTAAGATAAGCATAGTTATATTGCCGGCCGCTCACCCACTTATAACTGGAGTAGACGTTAAAGAAATACCACAACTAATCTCTAGCGGACGCACAATTCTTAAACACATAGAGTGGAACGCAGAAAATATAGAAGTGTATCTTACAGACATGACATTCTTAGGAACTCTTGCTGATTTACAAAACGTAGCATAA
- a CDS encoding metal-dependent hydrolase: MQIRWFGHAAFILESGSLKILIDPWISNPLSPVSLQDVKNLKPTHILVTHDHFDHLGDAIDISKATGAPIVGTYELTLEVAEKGIPEAQTLPMNIGGTIKLGDGVEIYMTQALHTANRGAPSGFVIATPEGTVYHAGDTGLFKDMELIAELYDIDVALLPIGSVFTMGPREAAIAVQLLRPKKVVPMHYNTFPLIKQDPEDFKSRVEAISRVKVYLMKPGDTLRI, translated from the coding sequence ATGCAAATTAGATGGTTCGGTCATGCCGCGTTTATACTAGAAAGCGGTAGTTTAAAGATATTAATTGACCCATGGATCTCCAATCCTCTTTCGCCGGTTTCGCTACAAGACGTAAAAAATCTAAAGCCAACCCATATATTGGTTACACACGATCATTTTGATCATTTAGGCGATGCCATAGATATAAGTAAAGCTACTGGAGCGCCTATTGTTGGCACCTATGAGCTAACGCTTGAGGTGGCTGAGAAGGGTATACCCGAGGCTCAAACTCTGCCTATGAACATCGGCGGTACTATTAAGTTAGGCGATGGCGTAGAGATATATATGACTCAAGCTTTACATACAGCAAATAGAGGCGCACCGTCTGGTTTTGTAATAGCAACGCCTGAGGGCACTGTTTATCATGCCGGCGACACAGGGCTTTTTAAAGATATGGAACTTATAGCAGAGTTGTACGACATAGACGTGGCTTTATTGCCGATTGGAAGTGTTTTCACCATGGGGCCGCGTGAAGCCGCAATAGCCGTACAGTTGTTAAGACCTAAAAAAGTTGTGCCGATGCATTATAATACATTCCCACTTATAAAACAAGATCCCGAAGATTTCAAATCGCGGGTAGAAGCTATTTCACGTGTAAAAGTCTATCTAATGAAGCCAGGAGATACGCTCAGGATATAG